One region of Triticum aestivum cultivar Chinese Spring chromosome 6B, IWGSC CS RefSeq v2.1, whole genome shotgun sequence genomic DNA includes:
- the LOC123138835 gene encoding 60S ribosomal protein L36-2-like — protein MLLYAQLNYYNMSIQFAVILTMLSWHILQKGTKRVQFVRNLIREVAGFAPYEKRITELLKVGKDKRALKVAKRKLGTHKREKKKREEMLSVLTKMRSAGGGGAGDKKK, from the exons ATGCTCCTATATGCTCAGCTGAATTATTATAACATGTCTATCCAGTTTGCAGTTATTCTTACAATGTTATCTTGGCATATTTTGCAGAAAGGTACCAAGAGGGTGCAATTTGTCAGGAACTTGATTAGGGAGGTTGCTGGATTCGCTCCCTATGAGAAACGTATCACTGAGCTTCTTAAGGTTGGAAAGGACAAGCGTGCACTCAAGGTCGCCAAGAGAAAGCTTGGTACTCACAAGAGagaaaagaagaagagagaggagATGTTAAGTGTCCTTACGAAGATGAG gtctgctggtggtggtggtgctggtgacaAGAAGAAATAG